A genomic region of Oncorhynchus mykiss isolate Arlee chromosome 4, USDA_OmykA_1.1, whole genome shotgun sequence contains the following coding sequences:
- the LOC110522481 gene encoding uncharacterized protein LOC110522481 isoform X2 — protein MADVPQSFFGLLVTVLYLLSGVSGETLSMFSRVGDDVSLPCNNVVYPDCSSTIWIYNRAGSTGTIQKVTLGKIKVDQTERAERLSLGSNCSLHVSDVRAEDVGLYTCQQYLTMTGPKHGGDAPVHLSVLTISSTTPVTDLKPNVIMTLRCSLLTYTGHGTCRSRLGLSWVPKTGTNVQVTHDSSCDITLTVTLQKKDNNRKWTCTLTGKGNVKISIDFTSTFSDIEEKTTDSDDVISTVPGKILPSV, from the exons aTGGCTGATGTCCCTCAATCATTTTTTGGATTGCTTGTGACCGTTTTGTACCTGCTATCAG GTGTCAGTGGAGAAACTCTCTCTATGTTCTCCAGAGTGGGAGATGATGTCAGTCTGCCGTGTAACAATGTGGTTTATCCAGACTGTTCCTCAACTATATGGATCTATAACAGAGCTGGATCTACTGGTACTATTCAAAAGGTCACATTGGGGAAGATCAAAgttgaccagacagagagagcagagagactgaGTTTAGGGTCTAACTGTTCTCTACATGTTAGTGATGTCAGAGCTGAGGATGTTGGACTCTACACCTGTCAACAATACCTTACAATGACTGGACCAAAACATGGAGGTGATGCTCCAGTTCATCTGTCTGTTCTAACTA TCTCCTCTACCACACCAGTGACAGATCTGAAGCCTAATGTAATTATGACATTACGGTGTTCTCTGCTCACCTATACTGGACATGGAACGTGCCGGTCAAGATTGGGTCTCAGCTGGGTCCCTAAAACAGGTACTAATGTCCAGGTCACACATGATTCTTCCTGTGACATCACTCTGACTGTGACACTCCAGAAGAAGGACAACAACAGGAAGTGGACGTGCACGCTGACTGGAAAGGGAAACGTGAAGATCTCCATTGACTTCACCTCCACATTCTCAG ATATTGAAGAAAAGACCACTGATAGTGATGATGTCATCTCTACTGTCCCAGGTAAAATACTCCCATCTGTATGA